The following coding sequences lie in one Megalodesulfovibrio gigas DSM 1382 = ATCC 19364 genomic window:
- a CDS encoding patatin-like phospholipase family protein: MPPDTFGPLSEQQLETLCEQYSVDPGDPEPQTYELGLVMGGTVSAGAYTAGVVDFLLEALEEWTTAQRERNTSGTLVVPDHHVLLRIATGASGGGVNAVILAKTLPYTFPHMTLATAHLTQSGNPFYDVWVNQLDVAGMADVSDLSPALPVKSLLNAKPLEKAGDDLIRFTGQGLTPGLRKAFIQDPFEVVLTLTNLVGTPYATEFSGPLIAEAVPEKFFVDHADYVRFAVGLDPRVTPTRPRPECGDAFAVVPKIGNGITSDWLHEIDWQGVVPYTLATGAFPGGFPASGIRNRPSVHYAYRPVITHVPGPGGELLPTVRLLQPVWDKIGGKMASAKRSFMAVDGGTLNNHPIALARTALSGLLGRNPRDGKTANRGVLLVDPFVGGFAFSDGLEEGMRPNLGKTLGALRRQACFSTSDIQLALQEEVYSRFVIYPQRQTRSHRVAIGDQALATAGLGAFLGFLSREFRMHDFFLGRRNCWEYLQKHLVLHKANPVFTDAYRSGDIPGFAPDKTDDTLPVIPLVGSAKNEPAMPPFPGKSAVDRGALKKMVRYRTTRFVDLALDDLVELDALGRFFVGLLGKSIAGGRLADAAMTAIDKALEELEEKRAL, from the coding sequence ATGCCCCCTGATACCTTCGGCCCCTTGTCCGAGCAACAGCTCGAAACATTGTGCGAACAATATTCTGTAGATCCTGGCGACCCGGAGCCGCAGACGTATGAGCTTGGCCTGGTGATGGGCGGCACGGTGTCGGCAGGGGCCTATACTGCCGGGGTCGTCGATTTCCTGCTGGAGGCCCTGGAGGAATGGACCACGGCGCAGCGGGAGCGCAACACATCGGGCACGTTGGTGGTGCCCGATCATCATGTGCTGCTCCGCATCGCCACCGGCGCGTCGGGCGGAGGCGTGAATGCCGTCATCCTGGCCAAAACGCTGCCGTATACATTTCCGCACATGACCCTTGCCACGGCGCATCTCACGCAAAGTGGCAATCCATTCTATGATGTGTGGGTCAATCAGCTGGATGTCGCCGGAATGGCCGACGTCAGCGATCTTTCTCCAGCACTGCCAGTCAAAAGCCTGCTCAACGCCAAGCCATTGGAAAAGGCTGGCGACGACTTGATCCGGTTCACTGGCCAGGGGCTGACGCCAGGGCTCAGAAAAGCATTCATCCAAGATCCATTTGAGGTCGTGCTGACCCTGACCAACTTGGTGGGCACGCCCTATGCCACGGAATTTTCCGGGCCGCTCATAGCCGAAGCCGTGCCGGAAAAGTTTTTCGTAGATCATGCGGATTACGTACGTTTTGCCGTTGGATTGGATCCCCGGGTCACCCCAACGAGGCCGCGGCCTGAATGTGGCGATGCCTTTGCCGTGGTGCCCAAGATCGGGAATGGCATCACCTCTGACTGGCTGCATGAAATCGATTGGCAAGGCGTCGTACCGTATACCCTGGCTACCGGGGCCTTTCCGGGTGGTTTTCCTGCCAGCGGAATCAGAAACCGGCCTTCGGTGCACTACGCCTATCGTCCCGTGATCACACACGTGCCAGGGCCAGGTGGGGAGTTGCTCCCAACCGTGCGCCTGCTGCAGCCGGTATGGGACAAGATTGGCGGCAAGATGGCTTCGGCCAAGCGGTCGTTCATGGCCGTGGATGGCGGCACCCTGAACAACCACCCCATCGCCCTGGCCCGCACCGCCCTGAGTGGCCTGCTGGGCCGGAATCCCCGGGATGGAAAAACAGCCAATCGCGGGGTTTTGCTGGTGGACCCCTTTGTCGGCGGATTTGCCTTCAGCGATGGTCTGGAAGAAGGCATGCGCCCCAATCTGGGGAAAACCCTCGGCGCGTTACGCCGGCAAGCCTGTTTTTCCACGTCTGACATCCAGCTCGCCCTGCAGGAAGAGGTGTACAGCCGTTTCGTAATCTACCCCCAGCGCCAGACCCGCAGCCACCGCGTTGCCATTGGGGACCAGGCCCTGGCCACGGCAGGCCTGGGCGCGTTCCTTGGATTCCTGTCCAGGGAGTTTCGCATGCACGACTTCTTTCTTGGCCGGCGCAACTGCTGGGAATATCTACAAAAGCATTTGGTGCTCCACAAGGCCAACCCCGTCTTCACGGATGCCTATCGCAGTGGGGACATCCCAGGCTTTGCGCCGGATAAGACTGACGACACACTGCCCGTCATCCCGCTGGTGGGCAGTGCCAAGAACGAACCTGCGATGCCGCCCTTCCCCGGCAAGAGTGCCGTCGATCGTGGTGCGCTCAAAAAAATGGTCAGATACCGTACAACCCGCTTTGTGGACTTGGCGCTTGACGATCTCGTGGAGCTCGACGCGCTGGGGCGGTTCTTCGTGGGGCTGCTCGGCAAGTCCATCGCCGGCGGCCGCCTCGCGGACGCTGCCATGACTGCCATCGACAAGGCATTGGAAGAGTTGGAAGAGAAGAGGGCGTTATAG
- a CDS encoding GIY-YIG nuclease family protein, which yields MTAPFTIRIFVPDGDPEGVRIIDRMNWTGLGLVFPRAKWPDVRQRPEMQRTGVYILVGYRGEEDDLPTLYIGQADGVGNRLDSHAAKKEFWDWGIIFVSSSTGLNRAHVTWLEYALLRQAAAANRCHLDNGNAPQEPALSEAEKADTQGFLAEILQILPLVGLRAFEIPKAVVPTGAPAQPLKRGEQDTVIVPAQKDGFEKAFLGEGVWHAIRISGGMLDKIKYIAGYQTHPISAITHYAPVARIEPYGESGKYKIILAEKATPITPIPYGDAPPGAMQSPRYTTFARLLEARKLTDLLGKG from the coding sequence ATGACCGCCCCCTTCACCATCCGCATTTTCGTGCCTGACGGCGATCCCGAAGGCGTTCGGATTATTGATCGCATGAACTGGACCGGCCTGGGGCTGGTATTTCCTCGCGCCAAGTGGCCGGACGTGCGCCAGCGGCCGGAGATGCAGCGCACCGGGGTCTACATTCTCGTGGGCTATCGCGGCGAGGAAGACGACCTCCCCACGCTGTACATCGGCCAGGCCGACGGCGTCGGCAATCGCCTGGATTCCCACGCCGCTAAAAAGGAATTCTGGGACTGGGGCATCATTTTTGTCTCCAGCAGCACCGGCCTGAATCGCGCCCATGTCACCTGGCTGGAATACGCCCTCCTCAGGCAGGCCGCCGCGGCCAATCGCTGCCACCTGGACAACGGCAACGCCCCCCAGGAGCCCGCCCTGAGCGAGGCCGAAAAGGCCGATACCCAAGGCTTTCTTGCGGAAATCCTGCAGATTCTTCCCCTGGTGGGCCTGCGGGCCTTCGAAATCCCCAAGGCCGTGGTGCCCACGGGCGCCCCGGCGCAGCCCCTCAAGCGCGGCGAGCAGGACACCGTCATCGTCCCGGCCCAGAAGGACGGCTTCGAGAAGGCCTTTCTGGGCGAAGGCGTCTGGCACGCCATCCGCATTTCCGGTGGCATGCTGGACAAGATCAAATATATCGCCGGCTACCAGACGCATCCCATCTCCGCCATCACCCACTACGCCCCCGTGGCCCGCATCGAACCCTACGGCGAGAGCGGCAAGTACAAGATAATCCTCGCCGAAAAAGCCACGCCCATCACCCCCATTCCCTACGGCGACGCGCCCCCAGGCGCCATGCAAAGCCCGCGCTACACCACCTTCGCCAGACTCCTGGAGGCCCGCAAGCTGACGGATCTGCTGGGGAAGGGGTAG
- a CDS encoding transposase, whose protein sequence is MTRLYGRALYGNRCVDAAPHGHWKTTTMLSSIRLDGSTECVVFDGAVNAEIFRINREKMLAPRLRDDDVVVMDNLSAYKDQKVIVLIEQRGARVLLLPAYSPDFNPIEKMWSKVKQILRSIKARSQETLLKAIATALDAVTAQDAKGWFASCGYRFFQD, encoded by the coding sequence ATGACCCGCCTCTATGGTCGAGCGCTTTATGGCAATCGTTGCGTGGACGCCGCCCCACATGGCCATTGGAAAACGACGACCATGCTGTCTTCCATTCGACTGGATGGAAGTACGGAATGCGTTGTCTTTGATGGTGCTGTTAACGCTGAAATTTTCCGCATAAATAGAGAAAAAATGCTTGCACCACGCCTCCGCGACGACGACGTTGTCGTAATGGACAATCTTTCTGCATATAAAGACCAAAAAGTTATAGTACTCATAGAACAACGAGGCGCAAGAGTGCTTCTTCTGCCAGCATACAGCCCTGATTTCAATCCCATTGAAAAGATGTGGAGCAAAGTAAAGCAGATCTTACGATCCATAAAGGCTCGTTCGCAAGAGACACTGCTCAAAGCCATTGCCACGGCCCTGGATGCCGTCACAGCCCAGGACGCAAAAGGGTGGTTTGCCTCCTGCGGATATAGATTTTTTCAAGATTAA
- a CDS encoding nitrite/sulfite reductase domain-containing protein — protein MTAVPGAIQQRDKTTWAMKPRAPMGIVTPDELRRIADAAAAHDVHALKITSGQRLILLGIPEDRLASLQEALGPMGQLCRNYVQACPGTDHCSHAVQDSLAMGRQLEALVFGREFPAKVKLGVSACPFCCAESQVRDIGLVGRRKGWHVYVGGNSGTKPRVADLLATDLSDADALDLVRRFLDHYAATCVGKVRVARFVQQQGLEAIRTALGLPAPA, from the coding sequence ATGACCGCCGTCCCCGGAGCCATCCAGCAGCGCGACAAGACCACCTGGGCCATGAAGCCCCGCGCCCCCATGGGCATCGTCACCCCGGACGAACTCCGCCGCATTGCCGATGCCGCCGCCGCCCACGATGTGCATGCCCTGAAAATCACCTCCGGCCAGCGGCTCATCCTGCTGGGCATCCCTGAGGATCGCCTTGCCTCCCTGCAGGAAGCCCTGGGGCCCATGGGCCAGCTCTGCCGCAATTACGTGCAGGCCTGCCCCGGCACGGACCACTGCAGCCACGCCGTGCAGGACTCCCTGGCCATGGGCAGACAACTCGAAGCGCTGGTGTTCGGCCGGGAGTTTCCGGCCAAGGTCAAGCTGGGCGTCTCCGCGTGCCCGTTCTGCTGCGCGGAAAGCCAGGTGCGGGATATCGGCCTGGTGGGCCGGCGCAAGGGCTGGCACGTGTATGTGGGCGGCAACAGCGGCACCAAGCCCCGCGTGGCCGATCTGCTGGCCACGGACCTGAGCGATGCCGACGCTCTGGACCTCGTCCGCCGCTTCCTGGATCACTACGCCGCCACCTGCGTGGGCAAGGTGCGCGTGGCCCGGTTTGTTCAACAGCAGGGCCTGGAAGCCATCCGCACCGCCCTGGGACTGCCTGCCCCGGCCTGA
- a CDS encoding DsrE family protein, with amino-acid sequence MQILLILSSNDPEIKWNALRFGNFLLNEGEEVCIFLNGPAVSLYDGDSGQFPIAEQAKLFALSEGVLAAUGKCMGIHGVDAIEHAALSTMKFLYAQMQQADKIISY; translated from the coding sequence ATGCAAATACTGTTGATTCTCTCCAGCAACGATCCGGAAATCAAATGGAACGCCCTGCGCTTCGGCAATTTTCTGCTCAACGAAGGCGAGGAGGTCTGCATTTTCCTCAACGGCCCGGCCGTGTCCTTGTATGATGGCGACAGCGGCCAGTTCCCCATCGCCGAGCAGGCCAAGCTCTTTGCCCTGAGCGAAGGCGTGCTGGCCGCCTGAGGCAAGTGCATGGGCATCCACGGTGTGGATGCAATCGAACACGCAGCCCTCTCCACCATGAAGTTCCTGTACGCCCAGATGCAGCAGGCGGACAAGATTATCTCGTACTGA
- a CDS encoding tyrosine-type recombinase/integrase encodes MSVHERPNGTVFVRYRENGKQQNRSFGRGPEALAEAKAFDLALKTKKEAINQEATSSTPFLPGQPVYADQIAVAWYQDKKAAGRALWVDDFAHMLNKEILPEIALMPVDQLTQQYLVNFIHRIRKGRSPITIDRYISYLKCMFQWAVKHRLITRNPLELWSKRKEAPKDFKLTHEDVKKIIEVAPPHLAWAVEVAYNLGVRTGQSELLSLEWRHVDWENGYVRIYGRKTKTWRRVKVSPKFLEKLERKKAEAQTPFLVEYQGRPVKRISKAFRTAYKNAGISDDIISYDIRHLFCSTLLSKGASVRTVSSMMGHSNPSMTLGRYGHIMPGDEERAAALLPELD; translated from the coding sequence ATGAGCGTACATGAACGCCCCAATGGGACCGTGTTCGTCCGCTACCGTGAGAACGGCAAGCAGCAGAACCGGTCTTTCGGTAGAGGACCAGAAGCCCTTGCAGAAGCGAAGGCCTTCGACCTGGCCTTGAAGACAAAAAAAGAAGCCATCAACCAGGAGGCGACTTCCTCGACTCCGTTCCTGCCAGGGCAGCCCGTCTATGCGGATCAAATCGCTGTAGCATGGTATCAGGACAAAAAGGCCGCTGGCCGTGCCCTTTGGGTAGACGACTTCGCCCACATGCTCAACAAGGAAATCTTACCCGAGATTGCCTTGATGCCGGTGGACCAGTTGACCCAGCAGTACTTGGTCAATTTCATACACCGCATCCGCAAGGGACGTTCACCGATCACTATCGACAGGTATATCAGCTATCTCAAGTGCATGTTCCAGTGGGCGGTCAAGCATCGGCTGATTACTCGAAATCCGTTGGAGCTTTGGTCCAAGAGAAAAGAGGCCCCCAAGGACTTCAAACTTACCCATGAGGACGTAAAAAAGATCATCGAAGTTGCCCCTCCACATCTGGCATGGGCGGTAGAGGTAGCCTACAACCTTGGTGTCCGTACGGGACAGTCCGAGTTGCTGTCCCTTGAGTGGCGTCATGTGGACTGGGAAAACGGCTACGTGCGTATCTACGGCAGGAAAACCAAGACCTGGAGACGTGTGAAGGTGTCTCCGAAGTTTTTGGAGAAACTTGAACGCAAGAAGGCCGAGGCACAGACACCCTTTCTGGTTGAATACCAGGGACGTCCGGTAAAACGCATCAGCAAGGCGTTTAGAACCGCATACAAGAACGCCGGTATCTCCGATGACATCATTTCGTATGACATCAGGCATTTGTTCTGTTCCACCCTGCTGTCAAAAGGCGCATCGGTGAGGACGGTCAGTTCCATGATGGGGCATTCGAACCCGTCCATGACCCTCGGCAGGTATGGCCACATCATGCCCGGTGATGAGGAACGGGCTGCGGCACTATTGCCTGAACTGGATTAG